In Parasegetibacter sp. NRK P23, a single genomic region encodes these proteins:
- a CDS encoding RNA polymerase sigma factor, whose amino-acid sequence MSEQSHIQQEWLSLIAKGDEKAFTDFFVHYSGPVHAFIYNHSGDKDLADDILQDIFTKIWLTRESLEEVKNISAYLFTIARHHVINLLKQKIRDRKRHLEWHTLHTDAHPAESMETLLTVIDKAIEQLPERQRKTWLLSRREGKKYTEIATELGVSRETVKTNLQLANAGITKYVLEHIELAAAIFILRIF is encoded by the coding sequence GTGTCTGAACAATCACATATTCAACAGGAATGGCTATCGCTGATCGCGAAAGGCGATGAAAAAGCTTTCACTGATTTTTTCGTTCATTATTCCGGTCCGGTGCACGCTTTCATTTACAACCATTCCGGCGACAAAGATCTGGCCGATGATATTCTTCAGGACATATTCACCAAAATCTGGCTGACGAGGGAGAGTCTTGAAGAAGTAAAAAACATTTCCGCATACCTGTTCACGATCGCCAGGCACCACGTTATCAATCTTCTCAAACAAAAAATCCGCGACAGGAAAAGGCACCTGGAATGGCATACTCTGCATACGGACGCTCACCCAGCCGAATCAATGGAAACACTCCTCACGGTAATTGACAAGGCCATTGAACAACTCCCTGAACGTCAACGGAAAACCTGGCTGCTGAGCCGTAGGGAAGGGAAAAAATACACGGAAATAGCAACGGAGTTAGGCGTGTCACGAGAAACCGTAAAAACAAACCTTCAACTGGCCAATGCAGGAATCACAAAATATGTACTGGAACATATAGAACTCGCCGCCGCAATCTTCATTTTAAGAATTTTCTAA